In Euphorbia lathyris chromosome 9, ddEupLath1.1, whole genome shotgun sequence, the following are encoded in one genomic region:
- the LOC136206526 gene encoding THO complex subunit 7A — protein sequence MLKGRKVSGRGDTVAANYAFGPLEDDIIIKHRLLTRTTTTRGEPPLKKLQKKFTSFVVEVEKDEDNFNDCLRLSRAFLQELSTFEIPLLKSKAVIDANLREKENFNELMDEINSQIAQAQADIEDFKKQLEESKIERKHKEECEAIRKLIAMQPPRSETQNIIQDLEKEISGLEAENTAASRLLELRKKQFALLLHVVDELQNSIEEDQKSLMEEMRMATEEHKNGLEDASGGSEAMAVD from the exons ATGCTGAAAGGGAGGAAAGTTTCAGGTAGGGGAGACACAGTAGCAGCAAATTATGCTTTTGGTCCACTTGAAGATGAcataattataaaacataggCTTCTTACCCGTACAACCACCACTAGGGGTGAACCCCCATTGAAGAAGCTTCAGAAGAAATTCACTTCATTTGTGGTTGAGGTTGAGAAAGATGAGGATAACTTCAACGACTGTTTGAGGCTTTCTAGAGCCTTCTTGCAGGAGCTTTCAACATTTGAAATTCCACTCCTAAAAAGCAAAGCTGTAATTGATGCTAACTTGAGAGAGAAGGAAAATTTCAATGAGTTGATGGATGAGATCAATAGCCAGATTGCGCAGGCTCAAGCTGATATCGAGGATTTCAAAAAGCAGCTTGAGGAGAGCAAAATTGAGAGGAAGCACAAGGAAGAGTGTGAGGCTATAAGAAAGTTGATTGCTATGCAGCCTCCTAGGTCAGAGACACAGAATATTATACAAGATTTGGAGAAAGAGATTTCAGGATTGGAAGCTGAGAATACAGCCGCTTCAAGGTTGCTCGAGCTTCGCAAGAAACAGTTTGCTCTTTTGTTGCACGTG GTAGATGAGTTGCAAAATAGTATAGAGGAGGACCAGAAGAGTTTGATGGAGGAGATGAGAATGGCGACTGAGGAGCACAAAAACGGGCTGGAGGATGCGAGTGGTGGTTCAGAAGCCATGGCCGTTGACTAG